One genomic window of Magnolia sinica isolate HGM2019 chromosome 3, MsV1, whole genome shotgun sequence includes the following:
- the LOC131241150 gene encoding uncharacterized protein LOC131241150, with protein MASGSSGRATPGAKGSDFDSDGDLSQRPEYGKDFWELKMGRSLPTVYDRQEESVNGVLSYTIENTMKKYADNLLQFLEGISGRLSQLELHCYSLEQSLGELRSDLARDRSETDMKLRSLENHLQEVHRFIQILRDKQDLAETQKELAKLQLMQKESTAMSRSQHSDDGIVPSAFEPKTHDNAPDAMNQQLALALPCQTTVPTSLPARAAEQQYQPRKELPIQQPIPPSLPAQQTIHAQSQPHIYHPSQNQLPVQTLQSQQQHHHDQHLQAGLQHVYQRPPMQDLPRQAPQQQPQPHVNQNPIHPFPPYQQQWPQQSPQQFPRQTQPQQPSPQASRSQTPPIYPPYPAQPANPLPETFPGSMQVQVPLSGVSQSDVNRPKAASYSYGEPGRTVPQQPPQHHNIQHQQLQPQINQSTYRAQLSDSGYPSAGATSQQPTLHGYMPYGTDGSRSPHPQHLQQSSYPPAHVSAVQNLQPPPSSLGTRQPTPQIMLNHPYRELIEKAASMGYSRDQAANVIHRMVESRQPVDFNSLLDRLNGQVERTVLNPLPW; from the exons ATGGCTTCCGGCTCTTCCGGTCGAGCCACGCCTGGTGCGAAAGGTTCCGATTTCGATTCAGACGGCGATCTCAGCCAGCGTCCCGAATACGGAAAG GATTTTTGGGAGCTGAAAATGGGAAGATCATTGCCAACTGTCTACGATCGGCAGGAGGAATCTGTAAATGGTGTCCTATCTTACACCATTGAAAACACCATGAAGAAATATGCTGACAATTTACTCCAGTTCCTCGAGGGAATTAGTGGACGCCTGTCGCAGTTGGAATTACATTGCTACAGTCTTGAACAGTCGCTAGGAGAACTCCGATCCGATTTAGCTCGTGATCGTAGCGAAACAGATATGAAGCTTAGGTCTCTCGAGAATCATCTGCAAGAA GTCCACAGGTTCATACAAATCCTAAGAGATAAGCAAGACCTTGCCGAAACCCAGAAGGAACTTGCCAAGCTTCAACTCATGCAGAAAGAATCTACTGCTATGAGCCGTTCACAGCACAGTGACGATGGAATCGTACCATCTGCCTTCGAGCCAAAAACACATGACAATGCACCGGATGCAATGAACCAGCAGCTGGCTCTTGCATTGCCCTGCCAAACTACCGTACCAACCTCTCTCCCAGCTAGAGCTGCTGAACAACAGTATCAACCTCGCAAGGAACTACCCATTCAGCAGCCGATACCTCCCTCTCTACCTGCGCAGCAGACAATTCATGCTCAGAGCCAGCCACACATCTACCACCCTTCACAGAACCAATTGCCAGTTCAGACACTGCAGTCCCAACAGCAGCACCATCACGATCAACACCTCCAAGCTGGGCTCCAACATGTTTATCAGAGGCCCCCAATGCAGGACCTGCCCCGGCAGGCACCACAGCAGCAGCCTCAGCCCCATGTAAATCAGAACCCAATTCACCCTTTTCCTCCGTATCAGCAGCAGTGGCCACAGCAGTCTCCTCAGCAATTCCCACGACAAACTCAACCACAACAGCCATCTCCACAAGCTTCTCGATCCCAAACACCACCAATATACCCACCCTACCCAGCTCAACCTGCCAACCCATTGCCTGAAACATTTCCGGGCAGCATGCAGGTGCAAGTTCCACTCTCTGGAGTTTCTCAATCTGATGTAAACCGTCCAAAAGCTGCCTCTTACAGTTATGGAGAGCCTGGTAGAACAGTTCCACAGCAGCCACCCCAACACCATAACATACAGCATCAGCAACTGCAGCCTCAGATAAACCAGAGCACTTACAGAGCACAACTCAGCGACAGTGGCTACCCAAGTGCTGGGGCCACTTCCCAACAGCCTACATTGCATGGATATATGCCATATGGCACTGACGGCAGCAGGTCGCCCCATCCTCAGCACCTCCAGCAAAGCAGCTATCCTCCTGCCCATGTCTCTGCTGTCCAGAATTTGCAACCACCTCCCAGCAGTCTTGGCACCCGCCAGCCGACCCCGCAGATAATGCTCAACCATCCATATAGGGAGCTTATTGAGAAAGCTGCGAGCATGGGGTACTCGAGGGATCAGGCTGCGAATGTGATCCACAGGATGGTGGAGAGCAGGCAGCCTGTTGATTTCAATTCTCTGCTCGACAGGTTGAACGGACAGGTTGAACGGACGGTTCTAAATCCTCTACCATGGTAG